The DNA sequence GTACCGCGTCAGCCCGGGAAGTCCAGCACGCACTCGCCGACGCTGACCTCGGCCGGCCACTCGAGTTTGAGGGCCCGGTCCACCCGGTCGCCGGAGTCGACCGGGACCGCGTGCGCCGCCAGGCCCATCGCCTTCGCCGCCAGGTACAGGACCTGCTGCAGCGCGCCCGCGTGCAGGAGGGTCGTCGCGTAGGCCGCGCCGCCGAGGACCCAGGCGATGCGGGACATCCGCGCCGTCAGGGTCAGCAGCGCGGCGGGACGGCGGTGGCTGCCCGCGGCGATCATCGACATGTCCAGCAGCGCGTCCAGGACGGCCGCGTCGTCGTTGATCAGCGTGAGCGTGTGCCAGAGCGGGTCGTAGTGGTAGATCCCGCGCGCGAGGTCGGCGCAGCGGTTGATGCCGACGTAGAGCTCCAGCTCGTACAGGCAGGCCACGCTGAAGTAGGGCCGCTGCGACGCCTCGTGCGACGGCCCGCCGGGCACGTGCGCCGGCCCCACCGATCGCACCCGGGCGGTGCGGAACAGGAACTCGCCGAGCTGGCTCGCCGTCAGCGTCCGCTCGCCGAACTCCGGGCAGATGTGGTCGCTCTCCAGCAACGCCGTCAGCGGCGGGTCCCCGGCGGCGAGCACCTCGGCGTCGGGCCGGGGCAGCGGGAACGTCGGCCCGGCGGTGACCTGCTTGACGACCGGCGGCTCGGCGCCGATCCGGACGGTGTCGGGCTCCGGCGGCGAGCCCTTCTGCCAGGTCCGGCTGCGCGTGTGGAACATCAGGTCGTCGTGCGACCAGACGGTCGTGTCCGGGTCGCCGTGGTCGGTGAACCGGCCCTCGTCGTCCCCGAGCAGCACGACGCCGGCCGCGACGAGGAACTCCACGACGTCGGCGACGACCGCCTCGCTCACCCCCGTGGTCACCGCCAGCTGCGCCACCGTCGTCGGCGAAGCCAGCGAAGTCGCGATCAGCACGGCGGGCGGGCGGAGCAGCGCGACCTTGTACCGCGCGCCCGGTGACTCGGCCAGCAGCGCGCCGTCCTCGGCCCGCAGCGCGGTGAACCGGGACAGCCGCACCTGCCGCCCGGGCGGCAGCGGGCCGTCGGGGAACGCCGGGAACTGCGTCACGGGGATCGCCGAGAGCACCGGCCCGCGGCCGTCGTTGAGCGCCAGGGAGTGCACCACCGAGCCGGACAGCCGGGTGAGCACCTTCCGCAGGGACAGCCGCCACGCGTCACTGGCCGCGGGGCCGGACACCGCGAGGTTCGCCATCGACACCGGGCCGAGCACGAGCCGCCCGAGCGACTCGCGCACGCCGTCGGCCGTGCCCGGGAACTCGTATTCGCCCCACCACGTGATCGCGACGAGGGAACCGTCGTCACCGGCCTCGACCAACGTGTCTTCGGTCAACGACCACAGGCGGACCGTTTCGACCTGCCCGGCCGGGCTCTCGGCAGCCACCGCAAACTCCTATACCCACGACGGAAAACGTCGTTCTCCGCACGCGAGTGTGCTAGAGGAACATGGGGAACGGATTGAGTCCCTCGTAAGGCGTCGGCTCGGCCAGCCGGCCGAGCCGCACCGGGACGTCGAACAGCCGGCCGGGGGCGAACCGGGCCCAGAACGGGCGCAGCCCGGGTGCGAGCACCTTGACCACCGGAAGGCCGACGTCGGGCCGGGTCTGGTTCAGCACGAGCAGATCGCTGCCCGCCGCCGCCAGCGTCCGCGCCAGGGC is a window from the Amycolatopsis sp. NBC_00355 genome containing:
- a CDS encoding SagB/ThcOx family dehydrogenase encodes the protein MAAESPAGQVETVRLWSLTEDTLVEAGDDGSLVAITWWGEYEFPGTADGVRESLGRLVLGPVSMANLAVSGPAASDAWRLSLRKVLTRLSGSVVHSLALNDGRGPVLSAIPVTQFPAFPDGPLPPGRQVRLSRFTALRAEDGALLAESPGARYKVALLRPPAVLIATSLASPTTVAQLAVTTGVSEAVVADVVEFLVAAGVVLLGDDEGRFTDHGDPDTTVWSHDDLMFHTRSRTWQKGSPPEPDTVRIGAEPPVVKQVTAGPTFPLPRPDAEVLAAGDPPLTALLESDHICPEFGERTLTASQLGEFLFRTARVRSVGPAHVPGGPSHEASQRPYFSVACLYELELYVGINRCADLARGIYHYDPLWHTLTLINDDAAVLDALLDMSMIAAGSHRRPAALLTLTARMSRIAWVLGGAAYATTLLHAGALQQVLYLAAKAMGLAAHAVPVDSGDRVDRALKLEWPAEVSVGECVLDFPG